In Nomascus leucogenys isolate Asia chromosome 6, Asia_NLE_v1, whole genome shotgun sequence, one DNA window encodes the following:
- the PGPEP1L gene encoding LOW QUALITY PROTEIN: pyroglutamyl-peptidase 1-like protein (The sequence of the model RefSeq protein was modified relative to this genomic sequence to represent the inferred CDS: deleted 1 base in 1 codon), producing the protein MGLVFLGSLCCCLFTQLVVHVGMDTAAKAIILEQSGKNQGYRDADIRGFRPEGGVCLPGGPDVLESGVCMKAVCKRVAVEGVEVIFSRDAGRYVCDYTYYLSLHHGKGCAALIHVPPLSRGLPASLLGRVLQVIIQEMLEEVGKPKHKAPFEENSTMALPAKGN; encoded by the exons ATGGGCCTCGTTTTCCTGGGTTCTCTCTGCTGTTGCCTGTTCACACAGCTCGTCGTGCATGTGGGCATGGACACCGCCGCCAAGGCGATCATTCTGGAACAGTCTGGCAAGAACCAAGGCTACCGGGACGCCGACATCCGGGGCTTCCGGCCGGAGGGCGGCGTGTGCCTACCTGGCGGCCCAGACGTGCTGGAGTCAGGGGTCTGCATGAAGGCAGTCTGCAAGCGCGTAGCTGTGGAGGGTGTCGAGGTGATCTTTTCCCGAGATGCAGGCAG ATACGTCTGTGATTATACCTATTATCTCTCTCTGCATCATGGAAAGGGCTGCGCGGCACTCATTCATGTCCCTCCACTATCGCGCGGGCTCCCGGCCAGCCTGCTGGGAAGAGTCTTGCAAGTCATCATCCAGGAAATGCTGGAAGAG GTGGGAAAGCCCAAGCACAAAGCCCCGTTCGAAGAAAACTCAACCATGGCCCTTCCAGCCAAAGGGAACTGA